In Equus quagga isolate Etosha38 chromosome 14, UCLA_HA_Equagga_1.0, whole genome shotgun sequence, the genomic stretch CCTGTGGACAAGATGATGTAGAGGGAGCTTCTTCCTAGGGaaaggtggaggtgggagagccTTCAGAGGGGGCAATGGGTGTGGTGAGGAGAGCTTCCTGAGgcggaaggaagaggaaaggagccCCAGGCAGCATGGCTGGCCAGTGGCGGAGTTTGCCCAGAGCCCATTTCCTATCAGTTGCTGTCCACCACGGAGAGTTGacccatctctgcctctctctccctccagtgGCACTCTCTCTGGGATGTCCCTAGCCCCTTATTGGCACCTGCCTCTCAAGATTTTGAGTCCTGAGGGAGGGCATGCAGGGACACTCACTGTATACGGTGATCTTGATGGGCAGGCTGCGGCCCTGGCTGATGGGGTTCTCTACCACACAGCTGTACAGGTTGTCATCCTCCATGAGCACACGGGTGATGGTGAGCACCTTTTGGTCGGGGGACAGGAGCATTCGCGAGTCATTGAGGAGGGGCTTGCCATCCTTCAGCCAGGTGTAGCTGGGCTTGGTGCCATTCTCGTGCGAGCAGTTCAGGGTGAAGTCCTCGCTGAGCTCCAGCACAGTGGTCGAGGCCACTAACACCTGTGGTCTTGAAATGGGCACTAAGCCCCAGGAGTTGGGGAGCCTGTGAGCCATGGGCCAAAAAGCATCTCCCTTCCCCATTATAATTCTCTACTTTCCAACACATCACAACTCAATTTATGGTCTGAGAGGCCCCTTCAGAAATCGTCAGTCCAATTCTTTGCCATAATCCATACATCcagctattcattcattcactcactcatttatttaccaactatttgttgagcacctgctaagTTCAGGAAGTACAATGCTGAACAAGACAGCCATGGCCCCTGCCCTtactttcccttcccttcttctcaaACACCTTTCCAAGATGTCTTAAACTGACCCAGCCTGGAATGTATTTTAATTGGGCTAAGTCTACGTGCAACTGTCTGTTCAAATATtggctctatcacttactagctgcgtgactttaggcaagttactcaacctctttgtgcctcagtttccccacatgcaaaatgaagataatgatataAATATCCCTAAATTATTGTAAgcattaaatgagtcaatatatgcaaaacacttagaatagtttctggcacatagtaagcgcGCTATGTGTCTTAGCTCTGCTTATCTGCCAACTTCTAATGTCGAATGGGCTCACTCTCAGCTCCCAAGTAGCTTTTTGTGTTTTCCTGGGTCCAGCTAGAGTGCTGGGCAGACCTTGCCCCAGTCCCAGTCGCTAGTCCCACCTCTTTCCCTGCCAGAGCACTTTACCATCTACAGTGAGGTTGATGGTCTTCTCCCCGGTGAAGGTGTCATCTGTGATGGAGATCTCCACCTCATAGGTGCCTTCATCAGCCAGCTGCAGGTCGCTGAGAAGCAGGGAGCCATTTTCAAAGAGGCGGATGCGATCTCGATAGTCTGGCCGCAGGGTGCCAATGACCTCTGTGCCGATAGACTGTACCACAGTCACTGGCTTGTCCCGCTTCAGCTGCCATTTTACCACAGGCTTGTCGCTGCTAGTGCTGCTGTATTGCACGGAAAGCAGGGCTGACTTCCCCACTGTGCCATGGATCAGGCGCACTGGGCTGGTGATGTTCACCCCTTCCAGGGGCTCTGTGAACAGAGGCCCATGGCAAGACAGCAGTGTCAGGCCCTTTGCTCCTTACCCCACTCCCACCTTTAAGTTCTCTGATCTCTCCATGCCTCACCCTCTGGGCCCTTCATTCCCTGTCAGTCTTTCCTTTTTACCCTTTGGTGCCATCTCTTCTCCCACTGTAGCTCTGGGTGCCTCTGCTACTCCATCTTCCCTCATACACATCCCACTGCCTCAATCTTTGCTTCCCTCTGGCCCTCCGCCTCTGACAGTTTTCcctattgcctttctcttgaggaagattctaGCTAACCCACATCCTATTGCTCCATTCATAGAAATAATTACTGAGtacctcccatgtgccaggcactttctcTGTCCTTGGGATATATCAATGAGCAAAACAGAAAGACATCCCTACCCAGTGAAGCTTATAGGTCATTAGACTTGAGGGTGAGTTTGTCCCATTTACTTCTTGATTGGGGATAGGAAGAGTCGGGGGATGGAGAAAGCATGAGAACATAGATTCACAAAGAAAGGAGTGTGCCACAAGATGGTGCCAATAAAGGGGAAGCTGAGGAGACTGAAGACAACTGTACCACTTTCTAGTCATACCAAGAACCTCCCCTGTCCTTGCCCCAGCTGCATGTAGCATCTTACTAGACCTGCTCAGTTCAGAACAGTCCTGCAACTGTGTAGATGGCTTTGGAAATTCACCCAAACTCCAGCCCAATGTGCATCCTCCATGGATGAGGAATTTGGGATGGGTAGAACAGAGTTTGGAATGAGAAAGCGTTGTAAGACTTGGCTCCACCCCTTCCTGGCTGCATGGATTTGGGCAAAGGATCTTGCTAGGCCTCATTcttctcatttagaaaataagGATCCTAACAATGACAATGACTTGATGACTTCCTCATCAAGTTCATGGGGTGGTAAAGCACAATATGTGTGTCAGTTACTGTGTGGGGGAGGGAACACAAGAATAAACATCAGAGATTTGGGCTGTATTGTTGGCTTGTGACCTATGAGAAGTCACTTATCTGTTCGGTGCTCAGATCCCCTATAGGAAAAATGAGTGTTAACCTAGATGGTCTGTCTCATGGGTTCATTCCAGCCCTGAAACTCTGGGATTTTACCATCTTGTCCAATGGCTGTCCCATCCAAAGATACATCTCATATGTTAGAGATCTCTTAGGAGCTTTGGGGCCCAAACAGATGCTATTCATTGCTGGCACCTGGCCTTGTAGAGAAATAGAGCCACCCAAAGGAGGGTCTTCTGGAGAGGATGGCAGTTGGGAACAGGGCTGAGTTTAGCTGAATAGACACATACatgtcagtttcttcttttgactGTCATTGCCCCTGAggttccctctttctttctcacccCTATTTCCCATTCAGCTACTGCTGCAGTTTAGAGGTAGGGAAGCTGAGCTATACTGTACCATTCCTTATTCCTGGTGCCTAGAGGACCCAGACCAAACCAGGAAGCAATTCAACTAAAAGGTTAGTTGTGAAGATCAAAGCAAATTTAATTTCCTAAACATACTCAATTCATTTTTGGAACAAGTACTTTGTTAAGTAGTGAGCTCCTCATCTTTGGAAGTGATCAAAGAAAGTCCAACTGACTACTCTTTCATTCCTCTCTgtgtcagtttcctcctttgcatAATCAGGTGATGGGACCAGATGGTCTCTGGAGGCCTCCCCAACTCTGACATTCTATGATCCATTACCTGCCAGGTATGTTAGACTCATAAAACCTTAAGCATGGAAGAAATTACTCTAAGGATTAAAGCTGCTGTATATATGGATATTATATGCTTGTTATTAAGAGGAATCTTAATTGGGAGGCTATAGAATGGAAAAAATcaactattttcaaatattttctattaaaggTATTTTTATTCCCACAAAACCctgtatagaaatgaaaagaaaggaaatttggttccagaccacctgCTTTGGTAGAAGACGTGGTGGAGACCAGGGTCTTGTCCTTTCCAATAACTTGGGGAGCTACTAGGAATCCCTGTGGCTCTGTGTATCAGACTGAAATCCATTTGACCACATGATCCTTAAGCCCTCCCTTGAGCTTCCCCTGCGTCCACTCTCTTCCGTCTCATACAAGGTCCCAGTAATCCTTTTTTAGGTCTTTTGCCCCTCAAGTCTGTTCTTTCTGCCAGTTTAAACTTGATTTCTTCTGGATAAAAACATTGGAGAAGATAAAGCTTAGGGATTGCCCTAGCCCTCCCCTTCTCTAGTGGACGCCATCCTCATGCCTGTGAACGTGGGTATGCCCACGAGTTGCAAGGTATATGTACATGTGTTCAGAAGTGAATGGAACAGTCTTTCTCAGAAGCTGACAGAGAACATTTTGCTGAGCAAACACTTTCCCAAAACTCTGTTTCGCCAAAATTGGAGTTGGTATTAAGCTCAGGGTTCCACAACTTTCAAAGGACACAGGGAACTGGGACAAGTGCCCAGACAggacacagaaatgaagaaatggctAACAACTACAAACCATGTAGAAATGAAAGGGATTAGGACTATTCAACCTTGAGAAGCGATTAACTTAATCATTGTCCTTGGTCTCTGAGGCATCATTATATAGAAAGTCGCTGTTCCCACCCGAGGCTGAACAAAAGGAAATTGATATGGAAGCAAGGTGTGCCTCTCAACTTAAATAATGCCATATGGGTCAGGTAAATGGCCCCTGGTCAAGCAGGATTTTGACCTACTCTGACACCAAGGAATGTCAAGCTTTGAAGTATAAGAATGTACCTGCCAATAGCCTTGTGTTCCTTTAAGAGTCTCTTCCTTGAAAGAAATCATCATCTActcatttttgcttctttttgctgggtaaaagttttcttttaccaGTATTTACcttaaatttaccttttaaaagtgCCAATGAGATGGTGCCAAATGTGTATTCTTGAATTTGGTCTATATACACCTAATCAATACCCTCTAACACCACGGACTGCAGTTATGTCACTTTTTATCTGAAGGGGTTTTTGTCTTGTTTGGATCTGTCTCCACGAGGAAGTCCCTCCATCCCTTTGAGCATCACAGATACCCTTCTCTAGTCTTCCTCCAactatgttatttcttttttaaggtgtGGTAACCAGAACTGCATACAATAATCCAAGAGCAGCACAACGCATAGTTTCTAAAAGGTCAAAAATATTGCTTTCGGTTTTTACTATCCTTCCTAATGAATGATGCTCTGGGAAAACaacctcctcctctgctcctaaTATATAGGGGCACCACTGATTGTACACATGTTGGGGTTATTGTGTTTTATTCTTATGCTGTTATCCTCTCGAGACCCACAAAGACCTACAAGAGTGCGAAGTCGTTTTGAATGTCAACCACTcagaaatgtaggagaaaatcaggaaacagaaattGTGAAGAAGGCCCTCGGGATCCAGGAAGAGAGGAGTCTTGGTAGCTTTTTGTCTACGCTCTAAAGAATGTAGATGTTCAGTAATGTGTACCTAGCTAATAGATATCAAGATGGCACACAGAGATTTTCCATGTTTTGGATTGGAACAATCACTATCGTTAAGCTGTCAATTCTCGAAAACTGACTTAGAAATTTAATATGGTACCAATGAAAATCCCAGGAAGTTTACTTTGTAATATTGGCAcaaggataaataaatagatcaatggaacagaacagggaGTCCAAAACCAGACTTATATCTGATCACTCAACTATAATAAAAATGACTCTGCACTGCAGTCaggaaatgattttgttttttcaatatatAGTGCTGGGCcatgtaggaaaaaaatgaatcttgacccttccctcacaccttatacaaataTCAATTCCAGACAGattgtagatctaaatgtgaaaagtaaaacaataacgttttaaaaagaaaacatagaagaatatCTCCACATCTTTAAGGCAGACAcagatttcttaggacacaaaacTGATACgcgtaaaagaagaaaatgatacatTGTGCCTACTAAAATAAAGagcttctgttcatcaaaagacgctattaagagagtgaaaaggcaaggcATACAGCaggagatatttgcaatacatatatccTATAAAAGACTCatatccaaatatattttttaaactcctacaaatcagtaattgttttaaaaatccagaatacTCATTAGAAAGCGGGCAAAAGACTTGGAACAGGTACTTCACAAAAAAGGATATCCAAATGGCTACTAAAGATATGAAAAAGACACAACTTCATTAATAATCATGGAAACGCAATTTTAAACTACAATGTGATACCACCTCGTgctcattaggatggctaaaatgaaaaagagaagatgcAATTGTTGGTGAAGATGTACAACATCTGGAACTTTCACACACTGATGGCAGGAATGTAGATGGATACAACCACTTTTGAAAGCAATTTGGCCATATCTACCAGAGCTAAACACATATaaaactcagcaattctactcttagagGTATATCCCCCAAAGAAATGTGCACATCTGTTCACCAAAAGACACGTCCTAGAATAAATTTTAACAACTCTAGTCATAAAGCCCCAAAATGGAAAAAACCAAAGTGTCTATCAAAGttggatagataaataaatgatcatATATTCCTACAATGGATACTATACAGCACTGAGACCAAATAAATTACAGTTCAAaaaataacatggatgaatcttgcaAATTTGGTGTTcagtgaaagaagacacaaaagaatgcatATATATCATTCCATCTATATAAAGTTCAAGTTTAAGTTCAACGTTCAAGTTCCAAGTTCAAAGACATGGAAAATTAATCTGTATTAGAAGTTAGGATAACACTGTAACCCTGGGGGAGGGCAATAGTAACTGAAATAGCATGGGGATGCTTCTGAGGtgctgaaatgttttatttcttgatctgggggGCTAATTACATGGGTTTGTCCACTTTTCAAATGTTCATCAAACTGTATCCTTATGCTAAATGTATTTTCCTGTATGTAATTttcaattgcaaaaaaaaagacagcaccTACAATGTGGAGGTGATCTTAGGGCTAAAAGGGTGGAACCTCAGCAAGAGGCTTCTTCCTATTGGGTCTCTAGAGGATGGAATAATTCTAGGATCCTAGAGAGTAAAATCTTGCAAAGCATACATCTAGATTATGGCATGTAGTTTTATGTCTGTAAGTTACTATACTAGTCTCTAGAAAAGCCTTGTTTGAATATTCCATGAATTGGGCTGTGATGAATTTAGGAAAGCCTCATTCATCCATATTTTAGAGACAGAGCCTTAAAGACTGAGCATGACTTCTCTAAGACTAGCTTGGTGGTTGCTGCTATAAGCACAAGGGATTGAGGTAAATCTTTGGGAGCCAGGGCCACAAGGTCCAGCCTCCTCTtcagtgccaatcttaaaaacgaCATTTCCGAGCCTCCCTTGCAGTTTGGTATGGCCATatgactgagttctagccaataGAACCAGTGGAAGTGATAAGTATTAGTTATAGGCTTGTATAGTAAAAAGCGGGTATTTTCTTAACTAATGTATTGAAGATGGCAGAAATTCCTTATAGAATCTCAGCTCTTTATTGTTCTTGAGTCTACAGCAGTACAATGGCCTGATCCTGCATTTACCTCTTACCTGCCATAGGTCATAACTAATATCTTGTTAGCATcgtttatatttagaatttttgttgCTATATTTATTGTTACATGTTCCCCACACAGAAGATCCTTTGTcaccttttgtttttgcttagtCACAGTGACTGACAATATCTTTCTATAAGTTTTTCTGTACCATTTGATGATTTGAAAGAGTTTAGGGACATCTGTGATTTGTATATTTCATTCTGCACTTCCTATTCCCAATTTACCGTCTCTATGTCTTCAGCTCTCCTTATTTCCTCAATTCATAATAATTTTCGCTGAGACTGCTCTCACTAAGACTAATAGTAACCTCTTACTTGCCATAGCCAATGGACTCTTTTTGGTCCTTCTTATACTGGACCTCTTTGAAACCTTTGATGTTGATTCTCCGGAAAACTCCCAATTCCTTTGACTTTCTGGACACCACAGTCTTCTAGTTCTCCCCCTGTTTCTCTGACTATTCCTTCTTGGTCTCCTCAATGGGCTCTTTTTCCTCTACAAATCTGGGGGTTACTCAATGTTCCATTTTTAGCCCATTTTCTCCTTCTAGGTGATATTatccattttcattgttttgaatcTCACCTATGGGCTGATAGCTTTCAAATACCTCTCTCCAACCCTGACCTGCTTGCCCCCCAGCTTCAGGCTGTTTAACATTTTCCCACGGTGTCGGATGTCTCATGGGCATTTCAACTTCCACATGGACAATACTGATTATCATCTCATTTGAGGTGATACCCCCCCAACGTTGTACGGGTCTTATATCCCCCAACCCTATCCCATTTTTTGCTTAAACTTTCACACAAAAACTCTACCTCCTTCTCTGAATCCTCCCACTTTCTATCAATCACTGGATCTTGACTTTCCCTCCAAAATATTATCTCAACATGCCTCATTCCCTCTGTCTTTATTCTAATTCCAGTCCATGTTATTTCTCTCCTGAACTATTGCAATAGCCTAGTTATGGATTAATTGTGTCTCCTAAAATTcgtatgctgaagtcctaactcccagtacctcagaatgtgatcttatttggcaATGGGGTCATTGCAGAGGTAATAAGCTAAGCAGGTTCTACtcgagtagggtgggcccctaatccaaagtgactggtgtccttaataaaatgggaaatttggacacagacatagGCACAGGGAGAGTCATGTGAAGATTgaagttatgctgccacaagccagggaaCAACCAGAAGCTAGCAGAGAGGTCTGGCATAGGTCCTTCTCAAGCTCCTTCAGAGGGAGTAtggccttgccaacaccttgatcttgaacttttagcctccagaagtgtgagagaatccatttctgttgtttaaggcccccTAGTTTGCggttctttgttacagcagccctagcaagcGGATACAGCTTCCTTTCCTGTCTCATTTGCCTCCAGTTTCCTCTCCAACACCTCACTGCAGAGTGAGCTATCTGAAATACACGCTGGCCTGTCAGTCCCCAGATTAAAAACCATTCAATCCCCTCCCTCTCCATTGTCTACAGATTAGTTTCCACATTTTATTCAAATGATCTCTGCATCTGTTTGCCCAACTAAATTGTGAATTCCTAGGCTCTCTGGAatagtgtgcgtgtgtgtgcacatgcacacacgcacacacacaaacgcgtatatttaaaataagatcaATTCTCCAAGGAGTTGGTAGGGGGCGGTACAGGAGGTAGGTGTCTATGGCGTGGGGTGAGTTATGAATAGATTTGAGTCACTACCCAAAACCAAGAGACTTAATATCTCAAAGCCTCTTTCATCTCCCTTGCTGTTTTACACTCAGAGAAGCCAGGATGGGGGGTTGGGGAGGCACAAAACTAAGATTTCCTTCACCCCTCCAAGCCCCACCATAATCCCTTGGAAAGAATGCCGGACTGGCCCACGCCAACACGACATCCCATAAGAGATGGCTCATTGCCCTCCATCTAATGTACTGAATGCCGTGGGAGCTCCAAAGTCATGCTTTGGAgcggggcaggggctgggcaggaggcaCACAGAATGAAGAAATACATTCAACACTAATGGCTGAATTCACTGAGATGCTTCCCACGGCAGCAgagctctctcccctcctcccactccaaaGGCATTCTGGCCCTCAACGCTCCCCTCCCTCACTTTTGAAAGCCCTGGATCCCCTCTCCAGACCCTTTCTTACCCTTCTGGTCTCCTACCTGTCTGGATCAGAAGAAGGTAGATAAAAGGAGCGAGGCGCAGGGCACTGAAGGCTCTGGACAgggctcctctttctctcttcattttggGTGGCGTTCTCCAGCTCTGATGCAGACAATTAGCATGATTTCTCCACTCTGGGCACGTCCCTTTGTACCACTCGGAGTTTCTCTGCCCGAACACAACCCTGCCAACTTCCCTCTGAATACACAGAGCTCTGTGTATTGCTGGacttgttctttcctc encodes the following:
- the HEPACAM gene encoding hepatocyte cell adhesion molecule, producing the protein MKRERGALSRAFSALRLAPFIYLLLIQTEPLEGVNITSPVRLIHGTVGKSALLSVQYSSTSSDKPVVKWQLKRDKPVTVVQSIGTEVIGTLRPDYRDRIRLFENGSLLLSDLQLADEGTYEVEISITDDTFTGEKTINLTVDVPISRPQVLVASTTVLELSEDFTLNCSHENGTKPSYTWLKDGKPLLNDSRMLLSPDQKVLTITRVLMEDDNLYSCVVENPISQGRSLPIKITVYRRSSLYIILSTGGIFLLVTLVTVCACWKPSKKSRKKRKLEKQNSLEYMDQNDDRLKPEGELPATHSPIPAALRSVGCWEKAELGDKEASSAGPLPPPTARRLQSRERCSQADTLPRSGEQERKSPMALYILKDKDSPEPEENPAPESRDRSATEPGPPGYSVSPAVPGRSPGLPIRSARRYPRSPARSPATGRTHTSPPRAPGSPGRSRSASRTLRTAGVHLIREQDEAGPVEISA